The Carassius gibelio isolate Cgi1373 ecotype wild population from Czech Republic chromosome A1, carGib1.2-hapl.c, whole genome shotgun sequence region cagttataaaaaaaataataataataataaaaaaatgtaaaaaacaaaaacaaaacacagattcatggtttttcaaaataaataaataaacatattatgcTATGCattgtttcaacattgataataatcagaaatgtttcatgagcagtaaatcatcatattattctgatttctgaagatcatgtgacactgaagactggaggaatgatgctgaaaatacagcggagcatcacagaaatacattacactttaacacagattcacacagaaaacagatgttttaaatagtaaaaatatttcagatttttactttatttactgtatttttgatcaaataaatgctgccttggtgggcagaagagacttcttaaaaaaaaaaaaaacattaatgcatAACATTCCTTCATTTAGCACTGAACTGCAAGCATCACATAAAAAAGCAAAGTGTAAACAGAAACATGTAAGTTCAGAGTCTAAATAGATCTGACCTGACCTTGTTTTTAATGGAACAGTAGTGAAAGGAAACACTGTGCCGTTATGACACATAACCATGCTGTTCCACAAACCGCCTGCAGCACAATATAGGAAATCTATCAAAATAACATCTTACTGAGAGCCTTGAAAGCTTGATTACCTAACAAGTGTCTCTGCACTGTTAAAACAGGTTTTCCTTACGAATTGCATTTCATTAgcactctgcataatgacaataaagttgaatctaatctaatctaaatccAACTACAGCCTTCTAGGCATGCAATGGATGTAAAATAGAGGCCACTTGGTTGCATAGAGTCAAAATGACTGTTAAGAACACATTTTACCCAATGGTTGATTGAATGAATATGCAGACCTATTGAAAACAAGTTTCAATGAGTCTTCATCAATCTAAAAAACACACCTGACATCTTTATTAACTACAAATGAATCCAAGTATATTTATGGGGCTGGGTGATTTTTAATAGAAAGCTGTTTGTGCATTTGacctcaacttttttttaaagtttattcatGAATGAGCAAACCATATCCTTCTcatttaaaaggacagttcacctaaaaataaaaacatgcttgtCATTTTCTATCCTtcagtccatccaagatgtatgTGAATGTTTTCTTCAGATGAACAGTAAAGATGCTCTTTAGCTGAAACCGTAAGTCTTGGCCTCAGGCAAATGTGCAAATCTGATCCTTTTctgtgaactggttcttttggacGGTTCATTTCAATAAACCGGTTCAATTCaatagtttgtttacataatcgCAACTTGATTAAGTAACACTGATTGAGTAGATCTGTGAAACCAATTCAGTCACTTCAGTCTGATGTGATGAAcaggttgaaccagttcactaaaaagaaccagttcaaaagaatgattcattcacaaagtGAACCGTTTGCCTGAAGCTTTGGATCACAggtaataattatgtaattaatggtcagtttcttgcacagactgattgtttcgcttcataagacctcaatatatcatcatGAGGCACGGCTATTAATTTTGTGCTCCCTGATATGCTTTTACATACATTACAGACATACATTCCAACGAATCGCCAAAAACCACGGTTTCAGCTAAGgatcttctttactgttctactgaagaaagcaGAACTAgggtaatcaaaaataaaattaatctgtgctcttgtgtttatttaatttaatttttagttCAGTGAACTGAACTTATGCTTAAAAAGCACAatttttgttttctaattttattGTTACAATGTTAGACTGTAACGTGAGACCCTTTTTGCATAATGGACAGAAACAGGTTACTTCTACTATATAAGTTTTTATTACCTTTAATATAAACACTGTTTCAGTGGAGAACAGGTGGcagggcgataaaaaaaatagaattattccttttctatttttttgttttatatatatatatatatatattttttttttttactagaaaagAACCTACTCAGATCTGGCggtgtgtttttaaaagagtAAGTCAAtccccatgattttttttttttttatgtgtcagcAATGGTTCGGTTTCAGTCTGACGTTTCCATGTGGCATGAATCAAGCTGACTACATATGAATACTAGTACAGATTGATGTAATGACATTTGAACACCTCCACTAGCctcaaccaaacaaacaaagccCCTTTAAACAAAAGCAGAAGTGTAAATGGAATTTCCATCCCCTTTGATTTGATTGTGGCCGTTCTAAAGCCTTAAGACAAGTTTGCTTACGTAAAACTGTTAACCACTAAAGCTGAAAACTGTCTGTTAACCTGTGAAGACGTGCATTAGCTTCCTGCCCCAAAGGAAACATGAAAAAACTCTTTATCAATCTTGAATTAGTCTCGTGAACCTGATCGTAATCAGCAAACACATCCACTGCCACAATAAAAGCACACCTTTCTAAATGTGCCAGGTGTTGGGTTCAACAGACAATATCTCATTCAATTAATGTTTAATCATATTAACCTTCACATCACTGTGTCTGGATAGCAACACTCGTGTGAATGTTACGATGTCAAGTGAACGGGCCTCAAAACAGTCTTATTTTAGTGCCatttatatacaattcatttttatattttcatttttcatataaatcattggagcttttttatgttatttcagctttacttttagttattttagtaagtcaagataaacaaaataaaataagttaaaatattaataataataaataattgtttttgttactattattttttaaaggagtAAACGAGTCAGCCATAATTCAATTTTGGTATGATATTTTTTAGTGTGGCTTTAAACAtgcttactatttttatttattgttattattaccatTCCTATCAGTTagcttttatttcaagtaaaaaaaaaaagtttatagttatAGCTTTTATTAAGTATAATAAACCTGTCTCACATATGGCTTATAATTAGACTAATTAACACAAAACTTTAAATATAACATTCCATGAGGTCAAACAGAGGTCATGACAATGACACGGACATCaacttaaagtgacagttcaccccaaaaaaagacAACGTTATCAAAAATGTTGtaagtttttgcttaaaacatgaaatctatatatatatatatatatatatatatatatatatatatatatatatatacatatatatatatatatatatatattagccacTGGTGCAAGAAACATGCCtttgctttttaattattattattattctcagcCAACTGACAGATATTTTTTCTGTGTTAAGCAAAAACGAACAACATTTTGACAAGACTTGACATCTCAATCTTTTTGCTTCacgtaaatgtatcttgatttaataatgtttattttttttaattattttgtatttttttgcagtgtgagTGAACTGTGCCTTTAAGGATTCCAGTTAAACCTTTTCCAAAACGACTTCTTAAAGATGCTAGTCTATCAAAAGGCATTTTAAAGAGAAATCGCACTTCAAAACATAAAAGGAGGTAAAGACTAAAAAAGTGTGAAGAGCCCATATCCTAAATAAACAATCGTCCTGCACATGTAAGAAGTGCATAAATCAATGCATGCTAAATAATACTCAGAAAAGCCTTGTCTTGATTTTCGCACCCTATGCTAATGCAACAGCAGCGCACCGCGTCGCGCGCGTAAACACAAGCGTGCTCACTCAAAGTGAAGTTTCGCTGCAATAAAAACGTCCAGTGCATGACGTCTTTGTGCTCGAGCATCACGTACCTGCGATGGCATGAAGAAATCTGCGTCCTCAGCCTGCCAAACCTCAACCACGCCGGACATCTGAGTCAGAGCTTGAAGAGGAAAGAATGGCATGAGcgtgtagaaaaataaataatcatgcgacaataacaacaacaacaacatgcgtCAGACATCAATCCTGTCTCTTGACAGAAAACACGGGGAATCCGAAAATGACACTAGTGCATGGCTCATCTCGGCATAcatgcatgaactgatcaaactGATGTGTTTGCAGCAGCGGATGACAAAGGCGTGAAATTGAACGGACGGGTTATTTTAGTCGCGAGCTCACACCGTGTCAACAACCCAAATGCACGCATCTGGAAAgacatttaaatgtgcattaaccCTGTTCTCTCATCTAGACGCTTAGTTCCCACAGAATGCATCTGAATACCATCTGTATGAAGCTTTATGAGCAATGTAGCATATTGCATAGACACAGGAAATCGAATATCTGGCCAAAAAGAGCGTAAACGTCTTCTTTCGGATTCGAATCAAAACATAAATCCGTATGCATGCAAACAGAGGGATGAAACCCCGCATGAAACAGATAATGTTTAGGGTAGATACAGTGTTTACTGTGCCCTTTTAGCACAACGAGTGCACTTGAGTACTTGTCAAATCAGCCCTCGACAGTTCCTCCGACATGTTCGCACTCGCTCGCGGACTGAAGAATCGAGACGGAGCGGTCGCGCACCTTCAAACTGAGCTCCTCCGTGTTGAATGTACGGCAGGAAGAGCTGTAGGAGTCGCAGGAGGACGTTAATCCGTGTTTTAGTGTGTGTGGAGTCCCTTTGGCTCGCCATGCTGGCTGTGATGAGCTCCCTGCCTGGCTTCACttctttctcttgctctctcagTAGCAGCGCCTCCTCCTGAAAGTGCGCGCTCTAGTGGCCGACGAGCGCACTGCAGCGCGACAATTACTTGAGTTCGGTCGCGTCGCGTCGCGTGGATCCTCCTCGGACCCCGACACTTTTCTGTAGAGGACTTTATATTTTAGTGAGTTCTCTGagaccacagttttttttttcatacgttGTTATTTCATACATGTTATACATTAATCAAAAACACAAGAAACTATAGATCAACATACATTactataaaatatacagtatgagATATTCTTATATAAATGTTCCATTATTACACTATTTTTTCATTATGGTTTGCCCCAATAAAACACgtcatatgcaaattagatgcaaTTTATAGATGCATTATAGAAAtggaattacaatttattttatgcaaataatgCATAAAAGTAGAATAGTATATCAGATCATTGTTAGTTGAATCATCTTCGTAAAAGTTTAGTCGAAAGCATGAGCGGAGatgttttatatactttttaggtCAGAAAAGAATGTCATATTTCTGTAATATACACAAATAATTCCATAAAGATATCCCGtatttttgtaattgtaaaaaaaataaattattatataatgaactacaataaaaaaattaaagtacgCCTTTTTAAGCATGCAGCATTAAAgcattaagtatatttatttttgtatttaaatgcacTCAAATATTGATTAGTAActtatttgaaataatgaacttttaaatattaaattaagaaataaaatatatattaaaaaatcacttaaaaaatgCAATAGATGGATTTAGTCAATTCTCACAAGAAATAGAAATGCATATGCCaaaatatatataggctatattaataagaaaaaatacacTTATTTAGGAACTGTACTTCAACATTAATGGGTTGCAGTGAacaagcattatttattttcaacaagCTATTGCCAAAAATTAATTAAAGGTATGTTTTACTGTTTAAGTGCATTATTTGGCATGACAAAATGCTTAATCACAAACAATTTGCTTGATAACTACATTTATTAAATCGTTTTACACAAAACAAATGACCGTTTTTCATATTTACAAGATACACAGAAATACGTGCACGGTGAAAAATGATCAATAACGAAAAATGCAAACCAAAGATTAAAGCATCTGAAGTGACCTGAACATCTGAATTAACTTCAAACTCATAACACATTCCTACATTATACAGAAACAAATGCATGCTTTGTTTTTCCACAAGTGAATAATTTCACGCGTCTCTACCCTGTGATTCATTTCCTTGGATTGAGAGACACAGAGTGCATCTCTGAGCAGCAAAGGGTTAACACAACTGTTCTCCGCTTACACACCAGGAGCGTTTTCACCACTGTTTACCCTTCTGTGCTGACAAATCAGTCTCCAAGTGCTCCTTGGACTAGACAAGGCTAAAATTTCAAGGGTGTGGCAGATGTAAAGAAGTCTCAGCTTTGTCTCGAACGTGCAGAACTGATAACCAAACATAAAACAAACTGAATCACAGAAACACAGATCTAACAATCTCAAGATCCTGCGAGTTTCTGATCAGTCAGTTAATGTAATCGAAGTCCTCAGGGATCCCGAAGGCTTTGTCCAAGTTGCTGTTCTCAAAGCCGAACTTCTTTTTTGCCCAGGATTTGATTGCAAAAACATTATCTGGAAAAGAAttgaacgtaaaaaaaaaattatgaatactaTTCAACTTTGAAGTGTGCAACTATCTCAGAAATGCCATTTCTAATTGTGCAGATTGAAACAGTTGTGcaattataaatatgaataaaagagGCATTGCTTTTGCTTTTAAATACACAGATTCACCAATTCAACAAAACTGATTGATgatcttattttataaaaaaaaaattaagtacagttgcatttttctgcattaaaaatacacacacaatttttttttttaataaatcaagtcACATATGAAATCAGTGCCATTTATGAAACAATAAAAGGCTAAATTAAATACAGCAGACTTGGATTAAAATACTCGATTTGGTGGTAAATTATGGTCTggttttatgaaggtaaatttaagactttaagcGAAGAAAACTGAATCGAACCAAATATATCAATATAAACGTGTTGTATTATCAACTCTTCAAATTCTCAAATTTctgcataatttacataaaacgaagtgagtttatgattaaaacaagaataTCTGCTCAGAAAAATCTACAtaattcaaagagaaaacaaGTTCTGGCAGATATTTACTCCTGTTTTAACTTCATTTTGTTCAATTTCTCAGAAAAGAAGACTTCATATCTATATTTCACTGGACAGCTATAACTATATGTTCAAGAATATTAAAGTAGAGCAGATTTAGATTGATATTAGACGGATCTGACACAACTGGACTGTCGGGATTATCTGTGGAAGACATTTCTGAATCTTTTATGGATGCATTACATGACAAGATCGGAGAAAATCATTGGTTTTGGGATTTATTTGTTGAGGTGTGAGGCACACAAAACACTTACCCGTCCATCTAGACACGGCTTCTTTCGCTGTAATGTTTGCTTTGCctagaaataaatgaatatatcagCAGTGCCATTCCAGTTTAATCTGTTTTTTTCTATTGATTAAAATATCCTTTAAATCTAGTCAATATTTCATCATTCAAATCTCATTTTAGTTGATTAAAATAACATTAGTTAAGTGAAACCGAATGATAAAACAAATGACTTTCCAGGAAATCCTGTATTACGGTCAATTGAATCCAGCTATCGCTGTAGCAgaataaaataaagaagaaatgtTTGATGAAATGTGAAGAGAATTAACACACCACTGTAACAGTTTTTGGTTTATCTGTGTCATTCAAGCAATCTCTGGTATTTTTAATTAGGAATATGTAAATTTATAATGAAATGCTAACTGACTTAATATCATTTCTACATCATTCTGTGATACGAAGCCACATCAGTTAAAagaaagaagtttaaaaaagactaaataaagatgaatttgactgatagcattattattattattatttcaagatttctataaatattgtattttgatttctataaataatttctcaaatattgttcacaaatctgtctaaatctgtgttcgtgagcacttctaTTTAGCCGAGATGCTAAGCTAAAAACGCACAATATTTTACACGATATATCAAGACGATATCGAGATTATATtgcaaaatttatatttaaaaaaatataataatcacaGGCAAACATTTTTAACCTTATATAactagaaaaagagagagattggaTGTAgaactgaaaagtttttttttttttttaagtgcaaacgTGCAACATGAGGTAGGCCtgtatcaattaaattaaatattgtacgTCTGATTTGGCCAGTGGTTCCAAAACTTTTTCTGCCGGATTCACCCTTttgttgtgaaaaatattttcaagaacccccccccccccccccctcttttttGGAAATGATCTCTCTTATGCTcgccaaggctacatttatttattaaaaacacagtaaacactttaatattgtgaatttttgtcagttaaaatgatctgtttgaatgttaatgtatttctgtgatgtgcagctgtattactccagtcttcggtgtcacatgatctttagaaatcataataatataccGATTtactgcttgagaaacatttctgattattatcagtgttgaaaacagttgtgctgcacgaTTTACACGATTCtcttataaatatttgaaattgccCTTTGTGTCAAGAGTTATTTAACCCTATAGGACTCTGATTCCTCAATCACGCCATCTAGTGGTCTTTTTGATACAGCCACAACAGCTGCAACAGATAACAGAGCGCTTTATGTGTTTGCCCACTgttatattcatgtcattttcactgtgtgctgtgtgtgaaatgagtgttaccctgctttacttgaaaaatatgattcccaaagCACACAAACTTcacagaatactgagtgccctgttgtttacattatatctttattaaatatttaactatttaagaaaaatacttttgtcatctaaagtatgtttattttacacacaaatatttatttataattaaaaaaatgaatccatAGTCAAacaatttcaaatttcttaaatattaataatacgtttttttattatataattcatataattttttttattattaggtaaaggaCGAGACTTAAAGGACGAGACTCTTAGTCCCGAGTTAAAAAGTCCttgttagtttttatcatatttagtcaattttacgttttagtcaagttttagtccaAGAAAACAAAGTGTTTTTGTCTAGTCTTGGTTCATGAAAACTAGACATTTTAGCAATAAGATTATTATTGATTAACCgtacagtttttattttgaatttagtcTTACTCAAATGTACAAGGACTTTTAGGAGAACTAACCATTTTTAACCAGAAATTCTGAGTGTCATGGGAATGTAATTGTGAAATCGATTTAAGATtgataatattgagaaatatcaGAACTTCCTTCTTTGAGACAAAGCGGAGTGAGCAGTGAGCCTGTGATTCATCATCAGGCAGAAGTGTGAGGATCTGTGGTTTACTCACGGATCTCCTCGACCACCTGAGGATCACACTCTCTGTACTTCTCCAGTTCGGCCTTCAGCTGATCTCTCTGAGGCTTCAGCGCTGCCAGCTCCTTCAGCAGATCCTGTCTCTCCTCCTAAACGCACACAGAAGCAGCGTTCACACACAGAGCCCACAGACATTAAGATCTGTACGGTAATCTAGAGCACGCACGTTAACTTCACGTCCCACTTTGGCTTTGTCCACTGCTTGCTGAAGGGTTTTTTTACGCTGATTCCCATCTTCAAGctacacacacagaagaaaaagaaattaaaactctTATCTAAAACAAGTCAGAACAGAAAGCTTCAACCAAGATCTACA contains the following coding sequences:
- the LOC127953267 gene encoding meiotic nuclear division protein 1 homolog, producing MSKKKGLSLEEKRSRMMEIFFETKDVFQLKDMEKIAPKSKGITPMSVKEVLQSLVDDNMVDTERVGTSNYFWAFPSKALHARKRRLEELETQLEDGNQRKKTLQQAVDKAKVGREVNEERQDLLKELAALKPQRDQLKAELEKYRECDPQVVEEIRKANITAKEAVSRWTDNVFAIKSWAKKKFGFENSNLDKAFGIPEDFDYIN